Proteins from a genomic interval of Colias croceus chromosome 2, ilColCroc2.1:
- the LOC123701360 gene encoding coiled-coil domain-containing protein 28A → MSLDLQESNETQQLMQNDGEDEEQKVSLSATSPVTSNKMSSGAASLTSKNAQAFTNTANSLNDSTKMSYVNERRQHRDFMRAYNNRPKHIPKETPDVKHMEKALLELLDDFHTGKLSAFSTGCSMEQMINVRDQQEHLARLHFRLYGDPEKPSEDTFENTSSKDKMSQLVQSLEQLSTSIEHLQSDEVASTSGDSKE, encoded by the coding sequence ATGAGCTTGGATTTGCAAGAAAGTAACGAAACACAACAACTCATGCAGAATGACGGCGAGGACGAAGAGCAGAAGGTGTCATTGTCTGCAACATCGCCTGTAACAAGTAACAAAATGTCTAGTGGAGCTGCAAGTTTAACATCTAAAAATGCTCAGGCATTTACGAATACAGCAAATAGCTTGAACGACTCCACTAAAATGTCGTACGTCAATGAGCGAAGACAACACCGTGATTTCATGCGCGCATATAACAACAGGCCTAAACACATACCCAAAGAAACGCCAGATGTGAAGCATATGGAAAAAGCATTGCTGGAATTACTGGATGATTTTCATACTGGGAAGTTGAGTGCATTTAGTACTGGATGTAGTATGGAACAGATGATAAATGTAAGGGACCAACAAGAACATTTAGCCAGATTGCACTTTAGATTATATGGTGATCCAGAAAAGCCTTCAGAGGATACCTTTGAAAATACTTCATCCAAAGACAAAATGAGCCAACTTGTGCAGAGTTTGGAACAGTTGTCAACGTCTATTGAACATCTGCAGTCTGATGAAGTAGCAAGCACTAGTGGTGATAGTAAGGAatga